The following nucleotide sequence is from Salvia splendens isolate huo1 chromosome 2, SspV2, whole genome shotgun sequence.
atttatggaatagataacaaaatgggtacatttacgttattttaaaggcaaagtagcctataaacccgattttcccaaATAATGGTCCATCATCTTTCGTGCATATAAGGATTACAGTCCTTCAAAtatgcttttattttttctttttaaaacaattaataagaTTTCTCTATTTATTCTTGATTTAAATTCTTTGATCGATTTTTTTTGGATgaataaatgaatttaaattttaaacattCAGATACCCCTATTTTCACATGCCTATTTTAGTAGTATATCCCTATGTGGATATATAAAGAGGCGGCAACAAATAAAGCCCAGTTATACTGGGCCGCATTCAATTCTTTACAGGAAGTTCTATTGAGAGTCAAGTCCATATTCTGTGTGTTGTAGTActtccattttctttttattcgCATAATAATTGATACGAATGTGTAATTGTCATAGTGGCGTAGCCACGAATTTCCTTTaggaggggcaaaaatatatagaaaaatttGAAGTATTAGAGAGGGGCATTTAGTATAGCTGTATGTATTAACTATTGAAATTTATATGTAAATAGTATACCATTGTGAATAGGAGGGGCAAATCCGCCCTTTTTATTTGCTCCGGATGTGAATATTCGGTCGGTCGTGGGAGTAATTCTAATATCAACCTTCAAGCCAGAGGAATTTTAGTGATCCAATATACTCCCTCTACGTTACACCCTAAATGACacttcttaaaatagaaacattatTATCTCTATTATTTCTCACACTTACTTTATCTTTTTGTCcgcttaactcacaaaacattactaatttttataaaacatcAAATCTGTAAAGTCAGTCTCATAGATTCCGCTAGTAGGTCATTTTCGTTAGTTAAAAAGTTTGGTAGTCTACGTAGGTTCCACCTATAGTTTTCGTTGAGTAAAAATTTGGTAATTTACATATACTGTcatgcggtatatatttccAATCACCCTTACATAGACTAATAGATATTTGTGAAAAGAAGATAGAGAGATTTACGTAATTACAATTAGGTAGACATATCATGTGGCAGTGTGTGTGGACCCGTCAAATATTTACCATTTTCGTCTCCCTCTTTATTAAcatgaattttaggattttagaaTATGCAGGTGAACTTCTTTATTAAATACTAAACAAACTGTTTTCAACACTTCCTCATCCATCAATTCGAAGGCTCTTAGAAATAGGTTTTATAGTATGCATGTAGATATTGTTTATTGAATTGGAGCTCGGTTTCTCCTGCCCCAATCATCAATCACTTAACATATGttactttttttatataatgttgACGACATTTTTGCACCTTTCAATGCAAAATTTCCATATTTATAACAAAGGATATGTGGTAAAAAGTAGGGGCAGTGGACAATGCAGAATATATTCTCTAGCAAAGGAGAAGATTTATCTAATGCTTTTCATATCCCTTTTCATTTGTGTAAATGCTTTTACAACTGTCAAAGGAGAAGTGGAAATTTGAAACCTGAAACCAAAATTCAGATCTGGACCACATTTGGAGATTGACTTGTTTCGCTTCAAACCTCAACATCAATTTCTTGATTTTGTACTAGGATGTTTCAAGattgatataaataaaataaaataattactaacTCCTTAATCCCACGATGCTTTGGATTGTATAATAACTCTAGCTCCTGATGCAAGCCTGTTaggagatgaagagaaaatgaTTTAACGTAGAGTTTAAATTAGAACGAAGCTCTAAATCAGTACTTGCTTATTCAAAGGAGATAGAACTCAACTTTCTTCGATTCTGACCGAGTGTGTATCTGTCGTCCTCTTGCTCTCACTCGGCATGCCAGGGTCAGTGATTCGTGAGCTTTCCCCTCTCTCGGATGAGATCCTACGTTTCTCGTAGAGAGGGGATCTCAGTAATTCACATCTTAGCTGCTTACTGAGAGAAGAAGCCTCGATTGATAATGAGACGCATTTTGAATTTGTGGAACTTTCTTCTTCCTTATCATTTATTGAATCAATATGCTGACTGCTTCTGCAAATGCCGCATTAGTTTTGTTAGTTCACTCATATTATCTCATTAGCAtcaaaatttcaagaaaaaCAACAGTTCATACCTATCAGAATTGTAAGAAGAAGATCGTTTGAGAGTGGGTGCAACTTCTTCAACCACACTCTTCTCAGCCAAACTCCCGCTAAAGCACTTTTTATTGGCAACCCTCTTCCCCATTGGCTGAGGATTCTCAGGCAGGTGATCGATCTCTCCCAACGTTACCGAAGTCGACAGATACTTGGAGCTAGAATACCTAGGCCCGTAGGTTGGAACAAGGCCAAAGCTGTGATCTTTCTCTTGTACATAACCGCAGGAGATTAGTTGCGTTATCATATTAATAATCTTGAGCTTTGTTCTTGATGGGAACCGGTATCCTTCTTCTTCGAGTATCCTGAAGCTGTTAAGCTTCCTCACGTCATCTCTGATGAGAGATTCCAACGTCTTCTCCCCAATACCATTTGATGCAGCACCTGCAGCCGAGGGAGGTGGCGAAACAGAGTTCCTAGATCTCTCTGCATTATCTTGAATCTCGGAAAGTTGAGACTGGTGAGGTTCTAATGAACCATCATCAGTCGAAACACCTTTCTCCATGACTGCGCATTCTTGTAACTCTGTCTGAGTGGAAGCATTAGCAATGCCCTCATTTTTGTAGTCTGTTAGGCTTAGAGGGCGATTCCAAGACGAAACCTTCTCCACACCTGATTCTGGGGATGCACAAGGGGGCTGTAGCTGAGGTGGAAACTCATTATCCTGCAAACTCTTTGTAGTTCCATCATTAATgctagaagaagaagatgactCCTCCTGGTTCTGGGGGCAAGGCGGTTCAGATAATGCTCTCTGGCCCTGTATTATAAAAGTCGGAGCAGGACTAAAGCGGCCTAAAGAAACAAGATTTGTCAATTTTGCAGAAACTAAGCAAACACATCTACCAATTCAGTCCCCTCAAGAACTGTATATCATCTCAACAACATGGAAATGACAATGAGTTTACTCGGGTGCAGAACTAAAGAGGCCTAATAAACAGATTCATCGACTCGCTTAAACAAGCAAATTTACCAATCCGATACAAATGAACGCTGCATATTCATCAAACTAGATAACCTAAAGCGATCTATGAAACAAGATTCATCAATTACAGAGAGTAAGCAAATTCACCTATCCAATTCAATCAAAGCAAAACTGCATAATTATCAAATTTTGGAGCCAAACAACTGATATAAAAATGGATTACCTGGATCCGAATCTTCAAAGATCTCTGAACCCTTGAGAATGTACTCATTGCCATGAGCAGGGTGAATAACATCATCCTCGCAAAGATCATGCCATACGTACCCATTCCTGTAGCTCCTGCACCACCAAAATTGA
It contains:
- the LOC121788497 gene encoding protein SOSEKI 3-like isoform X1 encodes the protein MDKRMKKYRQLSPDRAKVWTEKSPKYRYNHHYSSPPPRHAGKVPVVYYLCRNRQLEHPHFMEVPLSSDDLYLRDVIERLNVLRGRGIGSMYSWSCKRSYRNGYVWHDLCEDDVIHPAHGNEYILKGSEIFEDSDPGRFSPAPTFIIQGQRALSEPPCPQNQEESSSSSSINDGTTKSLQDNEFPPQLQPPCASPESGVEKVSSWNRPLSLTDYKNEGIANASTQTELQECAVMEKGVSTDDGSLEPHQSQLSEIQDNAERSRNSVSPPPSAAGAASNGIGEKTLESLIRDDVRKLNSFRILEEEGYRFPSRTKLKIINMITQLISCGYVQEKDHSFGLVPTYGPRYSSSKYLSTSVTLGEIDHLPENPQPMGKRVANKKCFSGSLAEKSVVEEVAPTLKRSSSYNSDSQHIDSINDKEEESSTNSKCVSLSIEASSLSKQLRCELLRSPLYEKRRISSERGESSRITDPGMPSESKRTTDTHSVRIEESLHQELELLYNPKHRGIKELVIILFYLYQS
- the LOC121788497 gene encoding protein SOSEKI 3-like isoform X4: MGTYGMIFARMMLFTLLMAMSTFSRVQRSLKIRIQGQRALSEPPCPQNQEESSSSSSINDGTTKSLQDNEFPPQLQPPCASPESGVEKVSSWNRPLSLTDYKNEGIANASTQTELQECAVMEKGVSTDDGSLEPHQSQLSEIQDNAERSRNSVSPPPSAAGAASNGIGEKTLESLIRDDVRKLNSFRILEEEGYRFPSRTKLKIINMITQLISCGYVQEKDHSFGLVPTYGPRYSSSKYLSTSVTLGEIDHLPENPQPMGKRVANKKCFSGSLAEKSVVEEVAPTLKRSSSYNSDRSSQHIDSINDKEEESSTNSKCVSLSIEASSLSKQLRCELLRSPLYEKRRISSERGESSRITDPGMPSESKRTTDTHSVRIEESLHQELELLYNPKHRGIKELVIILFYLYQS
- the LOC121788497 gene encoding protein SOSEKI 3-like isoform X3; this translates as MDKRMKKYRQLSPDRAKVWTEKSPKYRYNHHYSSPPPRHAGKVPVVYYLCRNRQLEHPHFMEVPLSSDDLYLRGATGMGTYGMIFARMMLFTLLMAMSTFSRVQRSLKIRIQGQRALSEPPCPQNQEESSSSSSINDGTTKSLQDNEFPPQLQPPCASPESGVEKVSSWNRPLSLTDYKNEGIANASTQTELQECAVMEKGVSTDDGSLEPHQSQLSEIQDNAERSRNSVSPPPSAAGAASNGIGEKTLESLIRDDVRKLNSFRILEEEGYRFPSRTKLKIINMITQLISCGYVQEKDHSFGLVPTYGPRYSSSKYLSTSVTLGEIDHLPENPQPMGKRVANKKCFSGSLAEKSVVEEVAPTLKRSSSYNSDRSSQHIDSINDKEEESSTNSKCVSLSIEASSLSKQLRCELLRSPLYEKRRISSERGESSRITDPGMPSESKRTTDTHSVRIEESLHQELELLYNPKHRGIKELVIILFYLYQS
- the LOC121788497 gene encoding protein SOSEKI 3-like isoform X2, with amino-acid sequence MDKRMKKYRQLSPDRAKVWTEKSPKYRYNHHYSSPPPRHAGKVPVVYYLCRNRQLEHPHFMEVPLSSDDLYLRDVIERLNVLRGRGIGSMYSWSCKRSYRNGYVWHDLCEDDVIHPAHGNEYILKGSEIFEDSDPGRFSPAPTFIIQGQRALSEPPCPQNQEESSSSSSINDGTTKSLQDNEFPPQLQPPCASPESGVEKVSSWNRPLSLTDYKNEGIANASTQTELQECAVMEKGVSTDDGSLEPHQSQLSEIQDNAERSRNSVSPPPSAAGAASNGIGEKTLESLIRDDVRKLNSFRILEEEGYRFPSRTKLKIINMITQLISCGYVQEKDHSFGLVPTYGPRYSSSKYLSTSVTLGEIDHLPENPQPMGKRVANKKCFSGSLAEKSVVEEVAPTLKRSSSYNSDRSSQHIDSINDKEEESSTNSKCVSLSIEASSLSKQLRCELLRSPLYEKRRISSERGESSRITDPGMPSESKRTTDTHSVRIEERLASGARVIIQSKASWD